A genomic stretch from Telopea speciosissima isolate NSW1024214 ecotype Mountain lineage chromosome 7, Tspe_v1, whole genome shotgun sequence includes:
- the LOC122667392 gene encoding 60S ribosomal protein L5-like: protein MVFVKAQKSKAYFKRFQVKFKRRREGKTDYRARIRLINQDKNKYNTPKYRLVVRSSNKDVVAQIISASIAGDMVLAVAYAHELPRYGLEVGLTNYAAAYCTGLLLARRVLKMLEMDEEYQGNVEATGEDFSVEPTESRRPFRALLDVGLVKTTTGQRVFGALKGALDGGLDIPHSDKRFAGFSKDDKQLNADVHRKYIYGGHVAAYMRQLMEDEPEKYQAHFSEYIKRGIDPDGMEEMYKKVHAAIRADPTLKKSQKEPPKEHKRHNLKKLTYDERKARLIERLNALNSAAGADDDEDDDE from the exons atg GTCTTCGTTAAGGCACAAAAGTCGAAGGCCTACTTCAAGCGTTTTCAAGTTAAgttcaagagaagaagag AGGGGAAGACAGACTACCGGGCTAGGATTCGTCTGATTAATCAAGATAAGAACAAGTACAATACACCGAAATATCGGCTTGTTGTTCGATCT AGCAACAAGGATGTCGTTGCGCAAATAATATCTGCTAGTATTGCTGGTGACATGGTTCTTGCAGTTGCTTATGCTCATGAGCTTCCACGCTATGGGCTTGAAGTTGGTCTGACCAACTATGCAGCAG CTTACTGCACTGGGCTTCTCCTTGCCCGCCGGGTCTTGAAAATGCTTGAGATGGATGAGGAGTATCAGGGCAATGTTGAG GCAACGGGTGAAGATTTCTCAGTTGAACCTACAGAAAGCAGGAGGCCTTTTCGTGCCCTTCTTGATGTTGGCCTTGTGAAAACGACGACTGGGCAACGTGTTTTTGGTGCACTTAAG GGAGCATTGGATGGTGGACTTGATATTCCTCACAGTGACAAGAGGTTTGCTGGCTTTAGCAAGGATGACAAGCAGCTCAATGCCGATGTCCACCGCAAGTACATTTATGGTGGCCATGTTGCTGCTTACATGAGG CAATTGATGGAAGATGAGCCAGAGAAATACCAGGCTCATTTCAGTGAGTATATCAAGAGAGGAATTGATCCTGATGGGATGGAAGAGATGTATAAGAAGGTACATGCTGCCATTCGTGCTGACCCAACCTTGAAGAAATCCCAGAAGGAACCACCCAAGGAGCACAAGAG GCACAACTTAAAGAAATTGACTTATGATGAGAGGAAGGCTAGGTTGATCGAGCGGTTGAATGCCCTGAACTCTGCTGCTGGAgctgatgacgatgaggatgatgatgaataG